The Canis lupus dingo isolate Sandy chromosome 18, ASM325472v2, whole genome shotgun sequence genome includes the window ACTTTTTGCCACTTCCTTTATCCTGCATATTTGACATCTTTGTTCCTCAAAAGCTATATAGGTAAAGGGATTTAGCGTGAGGATTAGAAGAGTGCAAAATAGGGACACCACTCTCAATGTCAAAGGAATGACTGGACTCCTGTTGCATGTACATAAATATCAAAATCCCATAGAGCACTGTAGCCACTGTCAGGTGGGACCCACAGGTGGGAAAAGCCTTGTGTCTACCTTCAGCTGAGTTCATCCTGACAATGGCTACCAAGATCACCAGGTAAGAACtatcagaagaaaaattttttcaaataaaaactggaaaatcaaAATCATCATTCAATTTTATGCATATTTGAGCAGAGCAAAGACAACAAAGGGAGACAGTGCTAGTATAAATAACTGATGACATTGTGGCCACAGaagcatatgtatttttttgtctggcttcttttagcTGATATGTTGTTATAGGTAGTTCTAGAGTGCTCATTCTCATGTCTGTGGACAgatccattttatgtatataccacaaaTCAGTTATTATTGTGCTAGAATCAAATGTTAGAATTGGgtagcccaagtggctcagtggtttagtgctgccttcggcccagggtgtgatcctggagacctgggatggagtcccacatcaggctccctgcatggagcctgcttctccttctgcctgtgtcagtgcctctgtctctcatgaataaataaataaaatctaaaaaaaaacaaatattagaattGATCTGAATTTGCAGTTTTATGACTAGGGATATAAACATTCCATTTCATCTGATGTTTTGATGAGCATGAAGCTTTCTTTTTCACACCGTtgcattataaaaaaataaaatttggatttttgtaatgtatttatgaaagagagtcatttatactttataaaaaatattgccCTGATACACAGACACAATTTCCTGAAAGTGGTAGTTAAAAATAGCTCCTCCCTCGGCCTTCACATCCACACTACTATTTAATCGAGATCAGCTTAATCTtggatgtgtttttattttagtatatgcTTCACACTGAAATTTTTGAGTAGTAGGATATAcatattatcattaataaatactACCTGATGAGTTTGCAGTGTTTATTTGACATGCATTCCTATTAGAAAGCAAATACTTATGGTTGCTTAATATCCTTGTCTACATTCagtattttccatcattttcttcACAGGTTCTTACCTGTGAAAATGTGCAAggcatcattgtggttttggtttgtattatTCTAATGCTGAATGCAATTGAAAACCTTTATGTTTAATGGCAACTTAGATATTTTCTTGAAACATGATTGTTGATATCATTTGTCACCTTTGTATTGTATTTCATGTAAATTCTTTATGGATTTGTAAGAGGCACAATGGCAAGATCTCCATGTTTTGTATgaccgaataatattccattccatacATATTCCACATCCTCTGTACCAACTCATCTATCAAGGGctacttgggttgcttctgtatcatggctactgtaaataatattgcaatggACATAAGaatgcacatatcttttcaaattagcatcTTTATGTTCTTTGGGTAAGTACACAGCAGTGAAATTACttgattatatggtatttctaattttaatttttagaaggaCATCTATATTACTCCTTTAGGGACTATGACAActaggaaaatgttttcttatatactaaacctttaaaatagataatgaaATCCAGTTGTGCTACTCCTgccattttgttctcttttttcaagACCATCTTTATATTTTAGGCATTTTGCCTTTCTGAGTAAATTTTAGAGTCAGCTCCATcattctaaaagaaagaagaaaagacaaagaaggaatgaagaaaggaaggaagaattaaaaaatttaaaatagttctaaaaataatttaaaacctaATCTAGCTTTAAAGGAATTCATAACTGTTATTGGAATACCTCTgcgttctttcttcttttaagatagtctagatcctttttttttaatttccttagtttccttaattttaatttccttagttttttaattctacagaaacatataaatatttaaatttatagcaAAAGAACAATTGTACCATTCAGTAAtgcttacaatttttaaaattacacatgaTTCTTAAAATCAACCTGAGTATCACAAAATACTGTTGGATTCTGAATGTCACTGTATTAAATACATTGAATAATTTAAGGGAAACTAACCACATGACATTTATTCATCCAAATAATGGTATGGTATATGTAACATTATGTCTTCCTTAATAATTTAGCAAGGTTTTATAGTATTCAGCAGGAAAATCATGCAAATCGTTCACTAAAATTTTTCTAAGgtattataaagttttatttcaattaaatttttagtttaaattatatatatatatatatatatatatatatatatatatatatatttggtaacttgtagtaaaaaaacaaaaacaaaaacaaaaacataaaaaccctAGATGTCTTAAATGCTGACCTTATATGCACCAATCTAGCAAAACTCAGGTATTATTTCTAATGTTTCAGAAATAAGCAATTTTGAATTGTTGCTGTACACATTTATGCTACCTAAAATAATcacacttttatttctgatttcctttttttaataaatttattttttattggtgttcaatttaccaacatacagaataacacccagtgctcatcccgtcaagtgcccccctcagtgcccgctaCCCAAttacccccatcccccgccctcctccccttccaccacccctagttcgtttcccagagttaggagtctttatgttctgtctccctttctgatatttcccacacatttcttcacccttcccttatattccctttcactattatttatattccccaaataaatgagaacatatactgtttgtccttctccgattgacttacttcactcagcataataccctccagttccatccacgttgaagcaaatggtgggtattcgtcgtttctaatagttgagtaatattccattgtagacataaaccacatcttttttatccattcatctttcgatggacaccgaggctccttccacatttggctattgtggacatcgctgctataaacatccgggtgcaggtgtcccagcatttcattgcatctgaatctttggggtaaatccccaacagtgcaattgctgggtcgtagggcaggtctatttttaactctttgaggaacctccacacagttttccagagtggctgcaccagttcactcccaccaacagtgtaagagggagggttcccttttctccgcatcctctcaaacatttgtggtttcctaccttgttaattttccccattctcactggtgtgagatggtatctcattgtggttttgatttgtatttctctgatggcaagtgatgcagagcattttctcatgtgcatgttggccatgtctatgtcttcctttgtgagatttctcttcatgtcttttgcccatttcatgattggattgtttgtttctttggtgttgagtttaagaagttctttatagatcttggaaactagccctttatctgatacgtcatttgcaaatatcttctcccattctgtaggttgtctttgagttttgttgactgtatcctttgctgtgcaaaagcttcttatcttgatgaagtcccaataagcATACACAGGCTCACATATcaacacttaacagactgagatGCAACCCACCACAATGGGATAAAGTTAAAGTGTTGGTACTTAAGGCAGACATTGTTGATTATTCATTGATGTACATATTCCTTACACAAAGAACATTAAGTTCCATCTTCTCTGTGCCATATGCCAGTATGGTGggcatatttatttcatatttaataaaagacataaaaatatgaaaaaagattaTCAGGGcatgatgtattttaaagaaaacaaacaaagcaaaccaaaacttGCCTTCTGTTGCAAAATAAGTACTTGGTAATATGGGAACAGTGGTCTGGACTTGTCTTAGCACTTAAACCAAAGCTGGCATGAGAAGAATGATCACTACTGGAATACCTATGAACAGGAAAAGCATTTCTAGCTTTCCACGACTTCTACACATTACTCCTTTCTAAGGCCAATGACATGTCCTAAACAGAAGTCTGTACCTATTTTATTACATGAACTGCCTATATTGAACTCTACACAGGTGGTTTATGCAGGTTTTTCCATATTCTATGCAGGGCACCTTTTACCTCTTTGTTCCTTAGACTGTAGATCATGGGATTCAGCATAGGGATTATCAAAGTGTAAAATATAGAGGCGATTTTATCAGTATCAAAGGAATGACTGGATTTGGGCTGCACGTACATGAAGAAGAGAGTGACATACAATACAACAACCACCGTCAGGTGGGATCCACAGGTGGAGAAGGCCTTGTGCCTGCCCTCTGCAGAGTTCATCCTAAGGATGGCCATAAGGATGAGGATGTAGGACACAAGCACTATGAGAAGGGAGGAAATCAAATTAAATGCTGAAAAGATCAGTATTATCAACTCAATGTCACGTGTGCTTGAACACAGCAAAGTTAACAAGGGAAGACTATCACAGTAAAAATGTCTAATGACATTATGTCCACAGAAGGATGCCATAAAAATCTTGATGGTGATtatcagagagagacaggcactGTAGACATAAGGGATTGTTATCAGCCCCCAGCACACTCTTTGTGACATAACAATGGTGTAGAGCAGAGGGTTACAGATGGCCACATAACGGTCATAGGCCATTGCAGATAGATTGAACAGCTCACTGATGATGAACAAGATGAAGAAAGCCAGCTGGGTAGCGCACCAGTTATAGGGGATTGTATTTTGATCAGCTACAAAATTTACTAACATTTTGGGTGCCACAGCTGATGAGTAGCCAAGATCAATGAAAGCCAGGTGtctgaggaagaagtacatgggtgtTTGGAGCCTGGAGTCCACCTTGGTGAGGATGATCATGCCCAGGTTGCCCACCACTGAAACTGTGTAGATGATGAGGAAAAGCCCAAAGAAGAGAGCCTGCAGCTCAGGATGGTCGGTGATTCCCATTAGGATGAATTCTGTTAGCACTGTTAGATTTTGTTCATCCAGGCCATTAAGCGAAATTGCTGTGGGAACAACCATCACAAGAGTCATAGGGATTCAGGAGACAACATCTGTGGATCAGATTGGTCCAATTTTTTCGATCGGTTAATTTAAAATAGGACTCACCTCGACACTGAACCTGGAACCAAAAAAGGAGGTGTTACAACCTAAGATATACAGtagttagtttatttatttgtgctgTTTGCTGGCTATTGTTACCAAGTCACTATCATCCATTTATGGTCTGTCAACAGGTATCATTAGACACATCTGGTCTTAAGTGGTAATCCTGATATCTTTTTAGATATGCTTTTACTTAACTTATCTATAATTGGTTAACACATAATAGCTAGGAAAGTATTCTAATATAAGTAAAAGCCCTTGCTTCTGGTCCTTGAAATTTTATCCCAACCTTTGTCCCAAAGAAAACCATGATTAATTCATGCAGTAGACTTTGGTTTACTTTTATCATTGTAGCTCTGCATATTTAAGACCATTCTCTTTCCACCAttcatatcatttttaatttcaggacTGTattttcaggacgcctgggtggcttagcagttgagcatctgtctttggctcagggcaggatatcggggttctgggattgagtcccacatcaggctccctgtgaggagtctgcttctctctctgcctttgtctctgcctctctgttagtctcttataaataagtaaataaaatcttaaaaaaataaaactgtattctcATTCTATTATGCTTTTATGGGTATTAAAGAGTgtttataatttgtatataataGACGATAATTTAGCACTTTTACAGAAGTCCCAACTAGTGCATTCTAATGCAcatagatgtcttttatttcccatAGAGTAGTGCATGTGGATTCTCAGCACTTGGGTGTTGACTCTTTCAGTGTGTGATTATTGCTATTTTTcattccaaataaggccacatctAGAAGTTATTCAATACggtaaaaaataacaataaagtgGTCCTTCCCATATTTGCCTTAACTTACCCCTAATATCTCTGAGGTAGGCGTAATGTAATTAGATTTCTCtagcacattttttaaaggattttatttattcatgagacacacacacacacacacagagagagagagaggcagaggcacaggcagagggagaagcaggctccatgcagggagcacaacatggaacaggatcccaggtctccaggatcatgtcctgggctgaggatggcactaaaccgctgagccatccaggctgcccggTCGAgcactttttaaggaaaaagtcaTTAAATTGTATTTGTTGATGTATCTCCTAAAATCATTCAGTAAGCTGCTATAAATGTACTCACCCTACCAAGAAAAATATCAGGCCAACACTGGGTGTGCTATCTCAAATTCAATACAGGTTGGCAAATCACATTGCCTGAAGCAGATGAATGAAAGACATAGTAGTGGGAAGTGAGGGGAAAGGCATATAGCATGATTCAGTAGAAGTATTtactttctgtttgtttaaaTGACATGGATCAGGACAAATGATTACTAGATCCAGATAAAGCCAACAGGGCATGGCTTTGGGAGAAATGGAATAcacttatatattttaatttaaatcctaTTCTTACACCTTTATTTCATCTTCTGTCAACTATAGGTGAAATGTTTCTTGTAAACTCAGTTTATTTAAGGATTGCACTTTATCTACCTCTTCTTTTCCAAGTCTGTTTTCCCTCAGACTGTTTTCAAAAGTAGGTACTTCTAAagttttatggggaaaaaaaaatcatctgatttCATTACAAAGTCTTCTAGAGTATAAAAAAATGAGGACTACATTGTGACTCATTCTAGGAGGCTCTAAATCCTGATTTAAACATACACATACTTGTATATgcaaattataatattttgttatatttatatatgttaaagcTCACTACATATTCAGGCCTATAATTTCACTTATGCAGCTGTAAAACTGTAAACAATATTAATATATCAttgatatatgtttaaaaatgccTAAGAGTGATAAAACACTTGTTCAAGCTGGGTTTATCCTATGTTTGGCTGGAcagttttcttctggaaaatctGTAATCAGATTTTACCACATCATCAAAAAGAATTAGGGGATAAACGAGCATCTGAATAGATGATCAATTAATACCAGTTAGAATGGACAAAAGCaactaaaattaagaataaaagtgAAATCCCATATTGatggaatattttatagaaacaaaaCCTACtcctaaagagagaaaaattcaaCCCTTTTGGGGACGCATTATAGAAGTCCTAAGTAAATTAATAGAAACTCAATGTCCTGGATTGTACAACCTGATGTGACAAAATGTTACTTGTGTTGAAATTGATCTATTAATTCAATGACCTTACAATCAAAAATCACTAAGgatatttatagattttgatattagtttcaaatgcattttgaaaatgcaaactgTTAAGAAGAAGCAAGACACTTTTGAAGGGACTTGTTTTACCAGATAATAAAACTTTTGCTGGATTTCTTGAGATGATATGGTAGAcatcaatgaaaaagaatgggAACCTCGGGCAAAGACCCATGCATGCAAAGAACTGTAATATATGAGAAAAGGGGCATGTCAGGACAGGCATGAAAAAATGGTCTTCATTGGATCTGGGGAAGGTGATCATCCTTACAAAGGATGATGAACTTGGATGTTCTGGTCATccacacaaaaatcaactgtagACTTGTCAAGGACATCATGTCATAAGAAACTGTTCGCAATTCATAACCTTAAAAACTAAAAGCTCTGGATgcccataaaaaaggaaatttccaaaatatagaatagtaatttaacattattttggCAGATGAAACTACTTCACAAAATTTACTCTGTCCAAAAACCTattcaaattaacaaaatattcacAGCAAAGCAATTTGAAACATCCATTAGCAGCAATCAAACAAACGAAAAACTCTAATGCTTTAAGCTACAAAAATTATACCCCAAAGAACTATTCCATAGCAGCTTGTAGAGTTGGCAAATCTCTTCATCTCAACATgcattttattgtgatttttacaGATGCCTGCAGTTCCCCTGAAACTCATTTGAGTGAATATTTATGTGGTACTCCTTCCCCCAGTCCTACTCAAGCACTgtctggaaaaagcaaggaaattgaGCATCAAACCTGACTCTTCTCAGATGGAAGCAGGAACTCGGAACTGTTCCAGGGCCTGGGGTTAGACAGGGAGCCCAAGGGTGCGAATACCTAATCTCAATCAATATTCTATAACTTTTTGTAAATAGCCTCAGCAGAGATTAATGGATTGGTCCAATTGAGAATATTGCAATCCCATTAAAAGGAGAGAGGGATCCAGAGgtgagggaggaacagaggaggaTCCTAAGCTGAGGTTGCAAAAGTGCTTACTTCCCCTTTCATGATGTGTATTGTCTAGAATCTCAATCTAAATgtagaaataatcagaaatagaaatgaggTCCCTTACCACCTTCAGAGAACATTATAATAGTGGTAAACATCTATCTTAGCTCTAAGAAATCTAGTTAGGAAAAGAGATGAGTAATATACATGATGTACTGAGTTGGCATTGGTGACAATACTCATATGTGTCCCTTAAATTGAACAAGGAATCAAGAATCATCACTGCAGGTAATCTA containing:
- the LOC112663352 gene encoding olfactory receptor 8K3-like, whose amino-acid sequence is MGITDHPELQALFFGLFLIIYTVSVVGNLGMIILTKVDSRLQTPMYFFLRHLAFIDLGYSSAVAPKMLVNFVADQNTIPYNWCATQLAFFILFIISELFNLSAMAYDRYVAICNPLLYTIVMSQRVCWGLITIPYVYSACLSLIITIKIFMASFCGHNVIRHFYCDSLPLLTLLCSSTRDIELIILIFSAFNLISSLLIVLVSYILILMAILRMNSAEGRHKAFSTCGSHLTVVVVLYVTLFFMYVQPKSSHSFDTDKIASIFYTLIIPMLNPMIYSLRNKEVKEATQVALDR